One Puntigrus tetrazona isolate hp1 chromosome 25, ASM1883169v1, whole genome shotgun sequence genomic window, GCCGATCTGACGTCGATGTTTAACTGGAGCAGTAGAGCATTAACCGGAGAGAAACGCTGTTTAACCCCTAAGACATCCGTTCAGCTTCTCAACACAACTGAAGCGAtccagatccagaaacgtagtaaatacgTCGGTAAAACGGGATTGGACTTCAGtcgctcaacttcagttttcaaacaaaaacagctatTGTTTTCAGGGAAGCCACCAGGCAGCTCTTGACCGCATTACAGTTCCGTATCACTCCGCCATTAcaacagcaaacaaataaatgagaataGCAATCGATATGATAAAAATCCCAGCTCATTTCCGTGATTTGCCGCGAAAAGTGACGACTCTATCCGTAACTTGATTCTCACAAGCGAAGAAAATGAACCTAGTTTCTCTGTTAGACGCACACTTTTGAGAGATGCGCTCGGAggcatccacacacacacacacacacacacacacacacacacacacacacacacacacacacacacacacacacacggcgcTGTCAACGGCTCAAGCCTAAAATGATGTTTTGGAATGAAGAACGGAGACGTTGGATGAGATGCTGTgagaaataaatacttattataatatataaggtaatataatatatcatcTTCCCGTCTTGGCCGCATCACCACTTGGCTGTGCATTATTTTTCGAATAACTGAACGGCCCATCGTTAATTATTCCttacataatttactcaaccattcgtCTCCCCTGAGTTGAGTCTTCCCACATTTTAGACGCATAGGACgcttatttaaagcaaacaatATTTCAGTTGAGTTGCTGTCCATGGatttcattaaacacattactttgtgtttatatttttgaggTGGACAAAccctatccatccatccatccatccatccatccatctacctacctacccatccatccatccatccatccatccatccatccatccatccatccatccatccatccatccatccatccatctacctacctacccacccatccatccattcatccatctacctacctacccatccatccatccatccatccatccatccatccatccatccatccatccatctatccatccatccatccatccatccatccatccatccatccacctaccaatctatccatccatccatccattcatccatccatccatcatctacctacctacccatccatccacctacccatccatccatcatcatccatccatccatccatccatccatccatccatccatccatccatccatccatccatccacctacccatccatccatccatccatccatccatccatccatccatcatctacctatccatccatccatccatccacctacccatccatccatcatctatccatccatccatccatccatccatccatccatccacctacctacccatccatccatctatccatctacctacctacctacctacccatccatccatccatccatctacctacctacccatccatccacctacctacccatccatccatccatccattcatccacctacccatccatccattcatccatccatccatccatccatccatgatctaccatccatccatccatccatcccatccatccatccatccatccatccatccatccacctacccatccatccatccatctacctacctacccatccatccatccatccatctacctacctacctacccatccatccatctatccatctacctacctacctacctacccatccatccatccatccatccatccacctacctatccatccatccatccatccatccatccatccatccattcatccacctacccatccatccattcatccatccatccatccatccatccatgatctacctatccatccatccatccatccatccatccatccatccatccatccatccatccatccatccatccatccatccatccatccatccatccatccatccatccatccatccatccatccatccatccatccatccatccatcggtTGCTCTATCTCTCGACTACGGTACGCTGAGCATTTAGCACAAGTCTGATAATCTGAGGATTGTCGTGTTTGGTGTGTGCGTGTTCATAACCCTTCCCCTGAAACCTGACTGATTGTGAGGAGCGCTGCTCTTTGAATCCTGGTGTACTTTCTACACGAGGATAATAGTTTCCAGCAGCACGCGAGCGAGACGTCACCAACGTCCCTTCAGAATGACACACGTCTCCTCTCGGGACAAAGCCGCGGACGCGTACAAACCCCGCTACATAGTCATTAACAAATCAGGATGCGGGGACGGGTTTCCGTGGAAACCCTGTTGTGATGGGGGCAATTATCCGAGGCTCGTGAGCGTCAAGCTGTCTTGTGCTCTTCAAACTCACACTGTGACTCATCTGAGGAGATGATGGCAGTTGCGCACCGCAGAGAAGCGTTTAGGAGCTCGAAAAGACCTGTTTGACGAAGAGCAAGCGGTCGCGCGCTTACGCAGAGTTAAAGGGTTATGAGTCACTCACCCAAACCCGTAAGAACTtgattcatcttcagaacacaaacgAGCTCTCTGACCCTGCATGGACAGCGACAGCGATGATCTCAGCTACATCAACCAATCAGTGgctcacttttatttatatatagcgcttttagcaATACAGATCGTACCAAAACACTGAACAGCGTAAAACAGGAGAATGCACGATATTGAACAATTCGTTGTTAAATGCAgggacggtctctgtaatcaaatagCTAGgggtgacagcggcaaggaaccaaaaccttgggagaaaccaggctcagatGAGTCCAGTTCTCCTTTGACTGGAAATCAATATGACATGATTCTCACCACGCTACGAGGTTGTTTCACTTTGGGGCGAAATAACCCTTTAACTAGTCCACTGTGCCGAGTCTTCATAAGCGTCAACAGCCCTTGAGTCTGTGGTTTGAATACGAATAGAAACCGGTGATCTTCTATGTCTCTACAGGGTCATCAATGCGGGTAAAAGCACTCTAAACGAGGACCAGGCGTGCTGTGAGGTGGTAGAGCTCAGGAAGCGTCCGGCAGACCCGTCCAGCCCCAGCTACACTCCCACCAGGAGACGCTCCTCGCTGCCCGGCACAGACATCCTGGAGACCATCGAAAGCACAGTGAGGCCTCCTCGCAGCACCCTCACACGCTTTCCCAGATCAAAAATAATGTCGatcaaaagtaataattattttaaattgctggATAATATCAGAACCAAAGTGTTAAAACACAACCCTGTTATGATCAAATAAGTAACAGGGttgagattttatttatttatttatttattatcagtatGGCCACTGTTGTAAATCATGCatgttgttaaaataacaaaaattatttttacaagtaatagattttatttgatgttacGGGGTTGAGTCGTCACGCACAATTTTAATAAGTTGTAGTTAAAAAAGACTGCGGTAACTTACCCGTGTGTTGTTCAGAAGGCTTatatgatgtcacttcctgttgatTATGTCACATAGGGAtcagtttataatttttttatggggGTAGAATGGTTTGTGTAACAGGGTTGAGGGGTTACTGATATACAGAActaaataatatgattttaatgtaaGGAAATTCtcaaaactgttttgtattgTACATGAATTGCGcttacagattgtgtcaaagcacttaacagtatcaaacaggagaacagagtttcagtaatgtataataacaagattaaacactcagtTAAAGGCgtttttcattattgaattattgAGACTTATCGTGTAATTCGGTAAAAGTTGATCTTGTTGATTTTCTAGACATTTATGTTAGTCTTTTTGAATTGTGCAGGTGAGTCCAAATGAAGTCCAAAtgtccaaaaaatatatatataaataaaataaaggcagGATAGGCAATTTCGGAGAGTTTAGCAATAGCATTAAGAAAGCGTAAGCTCCAAAGCCACGCCTCCTCCAAAGCACACGATTAAGGCTAACGAGAAACATTACATTtgcttttagtcatttagcagatgcttttatccaaagcaacttaaaaGGTCAATGGAAACGGGACAGCGATGAGAGACGGCGTCAACGCTGTTCAACCAATTAGATGACGGCTTCGAAAGTCATGAAGTGCCGTAAGGATGGGTGCTTTTTGTGAATTACGATGTCAGCAAACGTGTCTTTATTACGTCATGACGGTTTCAAAACGTTTCAAAATTTAGAATGGTTTGCCTCTCTGTAAATCTCCCCCCAGTGCCGAACCACTGAATCAGCgaaggtgcaaaaaaaacccagaaataTCGAGAAAATCACCATTAAAGCTTTAAACGCGAAGTCCTTAATaatgcacattactaatcaaaaatgttccGATTTATTTAACGTAGGgaatgtactaaatatcttgATGGAACGTGATTGTTTCTTAATAActcaatgatttttggcataaaaaattcatttagaCTCATActatgtattgttggctattgctacaaatataccccagcgactgAAGACTGTTTTGTGCTCCAGTCCCACGTTTCCTGTGCTTGCTGATATTTGTGCTTGTGTTCAGGAGGTGAAGGAGCTGAACTTTCACTACTGGGCTCTGTTTGATGGTCACGGCGGCTCCGGGGCGGCGGTGTTTGCAGCCAAGTTCCTCCACCTCCACATCGAGGAGCAGCTGCAGGAGGTTCTGGAGATCCTGCAGAACCCGGCGCTCCAGCCGCCCACCTGCCTGGGCGAGGACAACCCCGTCCACCACCTCCACCCGTCGGCCGGATGCTCCCAGCGCGGCCTGTCGCGCGCCGCTTCCCTCAGAGGGGCCGCCGGGGCCCCGGGGTCCCCTAATACCATGGCCCCGCGGTTCTTCATGGAGAAGAAGATCAAACAGGAGAGTCTGGTGGTGGGAGCCGTAGAGAACGCCTTCAAGGAGATGGTGAGTGTTTGGATCCGTCACTGTTTTAAACTCACACAGCCACTAGGTGGCAGGCCGAGatgcattattataaatgactgattttaatttcagctttgcagcaaagtaataaattacattgtagaatatattcaaatacaattGGTTATTTCAAATCGTAATAATAtgtcactgtatttttgatcaaataaatgctggtgTGCTTACAGATGGAAAGCGCCGATCctgtacgtgtgtgttttttgactTTAATGTCGATTGAATTCAGCCTCGTTTGACTGGTTGAGTTctccgtgtgtttgtgtgatctCAGGACGCTCATATCGCTCGGGAGAGGACGGGTTACTCTATATCTGGAGGATGTACTGCTCTAGTGGTGGTGTATTTGCTCGGGAAACTGTATGTGGCCAACGCCGGTGACAGCAGGTGAAACTAAATCTCCGTTCTGTAAAATGTGgcatatttctgttttcttatgTCTAGATTAAAGAGGGCATCTGCTACTGTTTTCCTTGTTTGATTTTGCAGCGTATGCATCAACTATCGGcatgaatttatgaatttggGAGGTTCTGCTTTGATTTAAGCCCTTTTTAGACCTTTATTTGAGGAAGAACATCTTTTTTGCATCAGAAGAAACAATAGTTCATCGGAAGGACACGGTATGAAACCAGTATGATATggacaaaatttttttaaaactttttttaaaaatgagcaaagcATTAATGATGTACTTAACTTCAagaaaagcataatttttttttcttgaaaaaatgctgtttctGGTGCCATCGCAGACTCATAgatgtaaaaatatcaaaaaatatttaaaaaatatcagaaaCAAAGTGTTAAAAACACAACCCTGTTATGATCAAATAAGTAACGGGGttgagattttatttatttatttattataatttttatttatcaatatgGCCACTGTTGTAAATCatgtatattgttaaaataacaaaaaataatttgtacaagtaatagtttttatttggtgTTACGGGGTTGAGTCGTTACGCGCAATTTTAATAAGTTGTAGTTTAAAAAGTCTGTGGTTCAGAAGGCTTATATGACGTCACTTCCTGTTAATTATGTCACATAGGGATcagttcattatttttttatggaggTAGAATGGTTTGTGTAACAGGGTTGAGGGGCTACTGAGGTACGGAActaaataatatgattttaatgaataaacagGAATCACTGATCATTACCAGCAAAAACCAGCTTTTGAAAATAGATTTTGCGACCGAATGAATAAAATACTCTTAAATCATACTGGTTTCATAGAATTACTCATTTCCATATTCTAGTGGCGTAGAGCAGAAATACTCTAGTCTTTTTTATAtactcagctgttttcaacaccgATGCTGACCAGAAAGGTTTCTCGAGCGCGTtacaatcatttctgaaggatcacgtgacgctggAGAGATGCTACTGAAATTCTATTTTTACAGCACACGCagaaaacagttactttaaataACAATATCACTGTTTATATGACGAAAGGCAAATCTAACTTTTAAAAAGCCGTGTGTGCTTAACTCTAATGTCAGATTTTATTtagcttcatttttaaaacatcgaCCGCTCCGTTTTGCTCCATTCTTCTCTACTAGATTGCATTTACGCTCCGCTTTGTCCAAATAcataaactgtattattattctGTTCCGTTTATGatcaacaaaagcaaaaacaaggcCTCTTGCGCTAGCTTgctctgttttactttttattttgtcatttatgatTATTCTGTTCTTGATGCTCGTGTGTTCTGTCGCAGGGCTCTGATCGTCCGTGGAGGAGAGATCCTTCCCATGTCCAGCTCCTTCACTCCCGAATCCGAGCGCCAGAGGCTTCAGTTCCTGGTGAGAGAAGCCTGGAGCGGCTCCCGTTACGTTCAGCAGCTGTTTGCCTTCTTTTTTTTGATTGCGAAGCgcgttttctctctctctctctctcaggctcaTCTGCAGCCGTCTCTGCTGGGAAACGATTTCACAAACTTGGAGTTTCCCCGAAGGGTCACGAAGAAAGAGGTCGGGAAGAGGATGCTTTACCGAGACTTCACCATGAACGGATGGTGAGTTCTGGATCCGATTAACTACcaatgattattaataaatatattaataattatgacaTGTGAAGCGACCAATCAGAGTTTGTTTGGGTTTTATAcgcaataattaataatcaaattatgcaatcatttatttagcattgcatttacatcataattattatagttattatattagTATGTAATAATTCTTGACActatcaaatcaaataatatctATAGATAGCAGATTAATATTAGTGCTGTTTTTttagctgctgtttttttagtGCTGATTTATTAGCAataatcacatatatatatgtgtgtgtgtactgtgtaatttattacgtatatatttatattcacataatttaatatattaatatatataaatatatatatttatatatatttatatatatatatatatatatatatttttttttttatatatatatatatatatatatatacacacacataataaataaacacacatgtgaacaaaaacctattttaatgcgattaatcacaattaatcatttgacagcacaagtatttattaattagtgtTTAAATCTAGCATAGTTGATATGATTAATGCATGTAATATATATCTTGTTAATATgtattgaaataatttattgctGAAAATAACAgtacataatattattaattgattGTAGTAAATTGATTGTGAAAAAGACAGCcagtaaatgattacaaaaatattatgatgctttaaataaatattgtttactgttatttatagtcaataaaatcaaataaatgtgatctgtatatttgtacataaaaggaaaaaaaatatcacttaaGGAAAATTTAACTTTTCACACTGTATGCAGGATTAATATGATTTTCTGTCCATCTATGAGTATGggtttagtgtttaattttggGGTATTTGCATCAATGTTCAACACCAGGATCTGACTGGTCTCTGAGACGGATCTAGTCTGAATCGAGTGTTTAGAACCGCTGCCTCAGGAGACACGAGTGAACTtccattagtgtgtgtgtgtgtgtgtgtgtgtgtgtaaatgagctGCGATGTAAAATGGTGTGGGAGTGCCGGTGCATCCAGGAATCATATCAAGTATGCATTATTTGCTCGAACgtctttaaaggaaaagttcacttCAGAGTCGTTTTAAACCCAAACATGTGACTCACAAAGAAGACCCAATCTTTTACTCTGGATGGATGCAAAAGCATCTTAAGTCATCCATACCATGCTTGCATTATGTTTTGAGGTCCTCTATAGCTGTACAATAGATAAACAGACTCAAATGTCCAGGTTTTGTGAGCAATTGATTCCTCGAAAAGATCTGACCTgaaagaatgattcattcacctgttttttttagtttggaaAAGAGTGACCACACATCATTTATAAATCTCCTATTTCGctgtataataatttttgcCGATATATGCTACGGTTCGATCAGATTTTAATGCTCCATTTTCTTTGACTCACTCATTTtgattcaaaatacagtaaagtgtttaaataattaaaaaaacacagcataacTCTTGTCTGTTTCAATATATTTCAAGACGTAATTTTTTTGCGCGATACAAAGCTGCATCGTTTCTCCAGTCTTCACATCAtcctttatttacaaatgattcTTATTTGATtcactgctcaagaaacattattattatcaatgttgaaaacattgcGAAGATGCaattttttaggatttttttaaaacagactgCATTTATTCGAAATATCCGTAACATGtttttgatcgatttaatgcatcttaatgCATCTTAAGTTTCTAAACGGTTCTGTGCGTGACCGAACGCCGTTTCTTAACTATTTTGCACTTTTCAAGTCGGTGCTCGCAGCTCCTCTGCAGAGTCTCGGTGCTCTCCGGCTGCTGTCTGATGTTTGTTTGTGGTGTTTCGCGCAGGGCCTACAAAACAGTCCAGGAGGAAGATCTGAAGTTTCCACTCGTGTTCGGAGAGGGGAAAAAGGTAAGATGGCGGTCGAGCGTATTCACGGCTCGTTTCGAGAGCGCGGTCATAGAAAGGTCATCTCGCggttaattatgtatttatgtaagtCCCGCGTCCCGTCTGGGTCAGCCTGTCTCTGTTTATCATACCAGTGCATGCTCGGAGACTTTTTCTTTACTCTTTATTGTAAAGGAAATAAACGCAACGGCTGATATCATCAAGGCCAGATGTCTGGAGAAGAATTTCAATTAGCTTATGTGCTTGTGAAGGCCGTTTTTATGTAGAGATTAGTGACTATTTGAGTCAGTGTTTgatttgttggtttgttttgtggTTCTGTCTCTTTAAGAAATCTTAGCCATCGTATCGGAGGACGACGAGGCTAGCGAAAAATGAAtagatcaattaaaaataaaacatctttagctTTTCGGAAGCGCTGAGAGTTTTCGCATTTCTCGTCGtggaaaaatatgtaattaattagtgGTCAGCGCTCACTTATTGCTAGTATTTAAAGGCGcaggtcacccaaaaatggcattttctaAAATGTGCTACAAAATTATGGAAGATACAGATGAGATCAGATCGGATTCATAGAAATGTTAAATGCTCACTCAGCAATGGATTGTAAGCAATGCGTCACTTTctcagcaatggaagtgaatgggtgccgtcggaatccgagtccaaacatcacagtaatccacagcactccagtccatcagtaaacgccaatggaagtgaatgggtgccgtcagaatccgagtccaaacatcacagtaatccacagcactccagtccatcagtaaacgccaatggaagtgaatgggtgccgtcagaatccgagtccaaacatcacaataatccacagcactccagtccatcagttaacgccaatggatgtgaatgggtgccgccagaatccagtccaaacatcacaataatccacagcactccagtccatcagttaacgccaatggatgtgaatgggtgccgtcagaatcgagtccaaacatcacaataatccacagcactccagtccataatgggtccacagcactccagtccatcagttaacgccaatggaagtgaatgggtgccgtcagaatccgagtccaaacatcacaataatccacagcactccagtccatcagttaacgcCAATCAGGTTAACgccaatggaagtgaatgggtgccgtcagaatcgagtccaaacatcacaataatccacagcactccagtccatcagttaacgcCAATGGaagtccaaacatcacaataatgggtgccgtcagaatccgagtccaaacatcacaataatccacagcactccagtccatcagttaacgccaatggaagtgaatgggtgccgtcagaatcgagaatccaaac contains:
- the ppm1h gene encoding protein phosphatase 1H isoform X2, with translation MMMTRVRSAVSSIIGGIMASGSSAQETHPDPPPRFPYSRPDFLALSPDEVECSADHISRPILILKETKLPWATGYAEVINAGKSTLNEDQACCEVVELRKRPADPSSPSYTPTRRRSSLPGTDILETIESTVKELNFHYWALFDGHGGSGAAVFAAKFLHLHIEEQLQEVLEILQNPALQPPTCLGEDNPVHHLHPSAGCSQRGLSRAASLRGAAGAPGSPNTMAPRFFMEKKIKQESLVVGAVENAFKEMDAHIARERTGYSISGGCTALVVVYLLGKLYVANAGDSRALIVRGGEILPMSSSFTPESERQRLQFLAHLQPSLLGNDFTNLEFPRRVTKKEVGKRMLYRDFTMNGWAYKTVQEEDLKFPLVFGEGKKARVLATIGITRGLGDHDLKVHDSDIAIKPFLSCSPEVKIYNLPQFEHAADDVMILATDGLWDVLSNQEVAEAVSGFLGNCDPDDQHRYTMAAQDLVMKARGVLRDRGWRIAGDRLGSGDDISVFIIPLMHGNGQQPQPS
- the ppm1h gene encoding protein phosphatase 1H isoform X1, with product MMMTRVRSAVSSIIGGIMASGSSAQETHPDPPPRFPYSRPDFLALSPDEVECSADHISRPILILKETKLPWATGYAEVINAGKSTLNEDQACCEVVELRKRPADPSSPSYTPTRRRSSLPGTDILETIESTEVKELNFHYWALFDGHGGSGAAVFAAKFLHLHIEEQLQEVLEILQNPALQPPTCLGEDNPVHHLHPSAGCSQRGLSRAASLRGAAGAPGSPNTMAPRFFMEKKIKQESLVVGAVENAFKEMDAHIARERTGYSISGGCTALVVVYLLGKLYVANAGDSRALIVRGGEILPMSSSFTPESERQRLQFLAHLQPSLLGNDFTNLEFPRRVTKKEVGKRMLYRDFTMNGWAYKTVQEEDLKFPLVFGEGKKARVLATIGITRGLGDHDLKVHDSDIAIKPFLSCSPEVKIYNLPQFEHAADDVMILATDGLWDVLSNQEVAEAVSGFLGNCDPDDQHRYTMAAQDLVMKARGVLRDRGWRIAGDRLGSGDDISVFIIPLMHGNGQQPQPS